The window GCTTCTTTTTGTACTCTTCTTCTACTTCCCACTCGCCTTTCTCTTTCTGCCCGTACTGATGGCTTACTCCAATTACTTTGATGTTGCTGCCTTTTACTGCCTCTGCCATTTTTAGAGCGGTTTTTCCACTGGTACTGGCAACTACAATATGGGAGATTCCAAGTTCTGCTGCCCTTTTTGCTGCAGCCTCAATAACTGCGTCTGTGTTTTCTTCCCCTACTTTGTCCAGATAAAGAATTGGTTTTTCCATGAATTAATTCCTCCTGTATTCGATCTTTATATTTTTGTACTAACTGTTTTTGTGGACTGCTTTTACAAAATGTTTTTGTAGATTGTTTTTCCAGTTCCTATTCTGCCGTTCTTGCATTTCTTTTCTGTTATCTTCCTTCTTTTCTATGAAACTCTTTTCCCTCTCCTTTGTTTACCGGCATCAACGCAGTTTGCATTTGGCAAACATTGAGTGGAGAAGGTATTGTAATTAGAATAAACGCTTCTGATCTGAATTATTTTTTCTCTGTCATGAGAAAAGATATATATTAAAAGGATTCTCTTTTAATAAAAAAGAGGGTTATGGCATTCGGAATCCCGGATTCGTCGATATTTTTTTATTGATGTCTGTGCAAAAGGTCACGCAGTCCCGGGCTGGCTAGAAACTTGTTTATTTAGGATTAGCAGATATAATCATAGGGGTTTTATTTCCTTGAGGTGGTTTTTTGTCAACTACTACAGACTATGACAACAACGATGTGAAGATTATTACCAAACCTGTGCAATCGAAAAACCCTGTTTTGATTGAAGGTTTTCCAGGAATCGGGCTTGTGGGGAATATAGCAAGTCAGCACATGATCGAAGAGATGAATATGGAGTATATAGGCTCCATTGAGTCCAGGTATTTCCCTTCAATTGCAGTGCTTTATGAAGGACTTATAAACATGCCTGTAAGGATCTACGAAAACGTGGAGCACAACATCATTGTAGTCATCTCCGATATTCCGATCAGCCACTCGGTATCTTACGATGTAAGCAATGCTCTCGTGGACTGGGCTGAATCTATCAATGTAAGGGAGATTGCTTCGATTGCAGGAATTGCCATTATGGACGAAGAACATAAGGTTTTCGGGGCAGCTACCACGTCGGAAATGCTGGATAAGATCAAGGAAAAGGTCGAAATTTTCCAGATGGGGACTATTTCAGGGATTTCAGGGAGCGTAATGGCTGAATGCCTGCTGCGCGGGATTCCTGCAATTAGCCTTTTAGGGGCTACAAAAACCCAGAATCCGGATCCAAGAGCCGCTTCTGCCGTTATTGGAGTCCTTAATGAACTGTATGGACTTTCGGTCAGCACTGATAGGCTTATAGAGCAGGCTGAACGCATAGAAATCGAGCTCCATAAGCTTGC is drawn from Methanosarcina lacustris Z-7289 and contains these coding sequences:
- a CDS encoding proteasome assembly chaperone family protein; the protein is MSTTTDYDNNDVKIITKPVQSKNPVLIEGFPGIGLVGNIASQHMIEEMNMEYIGSIESRYFPSIAVLYEGLINMPVRIYENVEHNIIVVISDIPISHSVSYDVSNALVDWAESINVREIASIAGIAIMDEEHKVFGAATTSEMLDKIKEKVEIFQMGTISGISGSVMAECLLRGIPAISLLGATKTQNPDPRAASAVIGVLNELYGLSVSTDRLIEQAERIEIELHKLAEDVQTTEQKGEVKKEFPMYG